The nucleotide sequence AAAACTTTCGTGCCCGCCCTTCTTTTCTATGATTCCAGATACTACAGGGAGATTGATGGACAAATTTGTTGACTTTGTTCCACTCCCTCAGGCCTATCATTCAATGAAAAGCCTCGGTCTACGCAGAGAGTTTCTTGTTCATTTTGGACCTCGGGCAGCGGCATGCAGAGTAAAAAGTGACTGCTGTACAGATGAGGTTGTTTTCTGGGTTGATCTTATACAAAATCAACTGCTGAGGGCTATCGATCGGGAGAAAATATGGTCAAGGTTAACAACGTCTGAAAGTATCGAGGTAATGAATAGAATGCAGAAAATTATATCTGAGCAGCTTTTAGATTCTCTGCAGTATGGATGTGAGCTTGTTTTAGTATTTGAGAAGATTTAAGAATTATGTGCAAGGATTCATTTGGGACAGCCAATTCCATGTTGAATTTATTGGAATATCATTTGCTGTACCTTTTCTTATAAGTACAGCTTAGAATATAAGAACATAGCTGAAACAGTTTGCAAACTTAAGTACACTATCTACTATCTAGGATCTTCATAAAGTGGCACTTATCGAAACagaaatctgatttttttttttctttaattttttaactcgTAGAATGTTGATTGTTGAATATGGTTGTACAATTGCTTGTAAATATCTTGCGAGTTTATGCGGACCTGTTGGTGATGCCTTGCAGGTCTTGGAAAGAGATTTAGCTATTTTTGGATTCTTCATTGCCTTAGGCAGGAGCACCCAGTCTTTTTTAGCTGCAAATGGTTTTAATTCGCTGGAGAATCCTGTGGAAGACCTTGTTAGGTGACtcattgattttcttttgtttgcttgcCATACTCCTTTGATACAGCCTATCACTTAAACTCGCTATCTTCTTTATTCAGGCACTTCATTGGAGGAAGTCTCCTACAATATCCTCAGCTTTCAGCCATCAGTTCTTATCAGTTGTATGTAGAGGTAGGCATAAGTCATACCATTACTNNNNNNNNNNNNNNNNNNNNNNNNNNNNNNNNNNNNNNNNNNNNNNNNNTCTAATTATAATCCTATTTTGCTGCATCATActtcttaatttaaataatcACATCATGCAGTTTATCACGCCAAGCTGCTCCTCTTGATAGTATGATGCGGGATAAACTATCATCTAGTCATCCTGAAGCCAATGAGTGGTTTTGGTCTGAGCAAGTTCCTTCGGTGGTCACATCTTTTGTGAATTGTTTTGAGGGGGACCAACGATTTGTTTCTGCTACCTCTGTGTATGTGATTTCTTTTGACTTTCTTCATATTTGTACATTCTGTAAAACAGTCATTTCCTGTGAGATTTTTGGAAAGTGACGATCCTCTATGGTTTGTTTCAGCTATGTCAAAGGCAAATCCTCCTCAGCTGCAAGCAATGAGTTTGAGGTGTCACTTCTCATGCTTGTGCTGAATTGCATCGCAGCAGTCACAAAACTTGGCCCGACAAAACTTTCGTGCCCGCCCTTCTTTTCTATGATTCCAGATACTACAGGGAGATTGATGGACAAATTTGTTGACTTTGTTCCACTCCCTCAGGCCTATCATTCAATGAAAAGCCTCGGTCTACGCAGAGAGTTTCTTGTTCATTTTGGACCTCGGGCAGCGGCATGCAGAGTAAAAAGTGACTGCTGTACAGATGAGGTTGTTTTCTGGGTTGATCTTATACAAAATCAACTGCTGAGGGCTATCGATCGGGAGAAAATATGGTCAAGGTTAACAACGTCTGAAAGTATCGAGGTAATGAATAGAATGCAGAAAATTATATCTGAGCAGCTTTTAGATTCTCTGCAGTATGGATGTGAGCTTGTTTTAGTATTTGAGAAGATTTAAGAATTATGTGCAAGGATTCATTTGGGACAGCCAATTCCATGTTGAATTTATTGGAATATCATTTGCTGTACCTTTTCTTATAAGTACAGCTTAGAATATAAGAACATAGCTGAAACAGTTTGCAAACTTAAGTACACTATCTACTATCTAGGATCTTCATAAAGTGGCACTTATCGAAACagaaatctgatttttttttttctttaattttttaactcgTAGAATGTTGATTGTTGAATATGGTTGTACAATTGCTTGTAAATATCTTGCGAGTTTATGCGGACCTGTTGGTGATGCCTTGCAGGTCTTGGAAAGAGATTTAGCTATTTTTGGATTCTTCATTGCCTTAGGCAGGAGCACCCAGTCTTTTTTAGCTGCAAATGGTTTTAATTCGCTGGAGAATCCTGTGGAAGACCTTGTTAGGTGACtcattgattttcttttgtttgcttgcCATACTCCTTTGATACAGCCTATCACTTAAACTCGCTATCTTCTTTATTCAGGCACTTCATTGGAGGAAGTCTCCTACAATATCCTCAGCTTTCAGCCATCAGTTCTTATCAGTTGTATGTAGAGGTAGGCATAAGTCATACCATCACTTGTGACAGATTCTTTTAACCATTTTGAAATCTTATCATGGAACTTTATAGCGTAGGTTGTCTGTGAAGAACTAGATTGGATTCCCTTCTATCCAATCAGAAAGGACTCCCAGCCAGCCGAACAATCACATGGGCATAAAAGCAGACCACAAGGGCCACCTAACTATGATGCTCTTCCTCAGATATTGAATGTTTGCTCTTATTGGCTACAGAGCTTTATAAAGTACAGCAAATGGCCTGAGAATCCTTCTAATGTCAAGGCAGCTAAATTCTTATCCAAGGGGTATCTAATAACatgtttatattgtaaattGGATAAAACAAAGAAGTAGTTGGTGATTATATTGATTTTCATTCTCAATTTTTTTAGGCACAACAAGTTAATCCAGTGCAAGGAAGAACTGGGAATATCTAGGTAGGATAATTAAGAGTGGTAAATCGTGTAGGCAGAATAACCTACATATCCATCTCTGTGCACCTTACATTTTTGTATCCTTTGTTATAGACCATAGCATACCTTTTTAATTAACGATCAAGTAATTTAGCTGTGTGCGATTGGTTAATGTGTGATCCAGTTTGGCGGTAGCAGAAGCGGGTTTTATTGACATGAGTGCATCGCCAACTGATAGAGAGTCAAACTCATTTGATAAGGTTTGTATTCTATGAATTAGTTGTGAAAACCACTTCACTTTTCTGGACACTGTTTGAATCCAGTTTTTGGGCTAAGAATTCTGTTGACTATCAGATGTTCTATAGATACTAACAACATTTATTTCTCAGGCTCTAGAGAGTGTAGATGAAGCTCTGGTGAGACTGGAGAGCTTGCTACAGAAGTTGCATGCATCAAGTTCATCTTCTGGAAAGGAACAAATAAAAGCCGCATGCTCTGACCTAGAAAAAATAAGGAAGCTTAAGAAAGAGGCTGAATTTTTAGAGGCGTCTTTCAGAGCCAAAGCAGCTTCCCTGCAAGAGGTTTTCAGTTGTTATTACANGAATCCTTCTAATGTCAAGGCAGCTAAATTCTTATCCAAGGGGTATCTAATAAcatgtttatattataaattggaTAAAACAAAGAAGTAGTTGGTGATTATATTGATTTTCATTCTCAATTTTTTTAGGCACAACAAGTTAATCCAGTGCAAGGAAGAACTGGGAATATCTAGGTAGGATAATTAAGAGTGGTAAATCGTGTAGGCAGAATAACCTACATATCCATCTCTGTGCACCTTACATTTTTGTATCCTTTGTTATAGACCATAGCATACCTTTTTAATTAACGATCAAGTAATTTAGCTGTGTGCGATTGGTTAATGTGTGATCCAGTTTGGCGGTAGCAGAAGCGGGTTTTATTGACATGAGTGCATCGCCAACTGATAGAGAGTCAAACTCATTTGATAAGGTTTGTATTCTATGAATTAGTTGTGAAAACCACTTCACTTTTCTGGACACTGTTTGAATCCAGTTTTTGGGCTAAGAATTCTGTTGACTATCAGATGTTCTATAGATACTAACAACATTTATTTCTCAGGCTCTAGAGAGTGTAGATGAAGCTCTGGTGAGACTGGAGAGCTTGCTACAGAAGTTGCATGCATCAAGTTCATCTTCTGGAAAGGAACAAATAAAAGCCGCATGCTCTGACCTAGAAAAAATAAGGAAGCTTAAGAAAGAGGCTGAATTTTTAGAGGCGTCTTTCAGAGCCAAAGCAGCTTCCCTGCAAGAGGTTTTCAGTTGTTATTACAGTTTTTTCCTTTGATACTGATATTTTAGTGCTAACGCTTTGGTTTGGTACTGTCCACAGCTCACCATCCTCGATGGGtgcttatataatatgagaatcAATGAATTGCAGAATGCATTTGGTTTTCTTAAACGTCTGTGGAaaactaaaatctcatatgGTTCATACAGGATGGTGGTGATAGTGACTCTCAGGAGTACTCGGAGGAACAAAGCCAATATGCAAAAGGAAAAGACTCCAAAAATTCAATAAATTCTGTAGATCAAGGCACAAGGTATATTGTTTGTTCTGATAGTTAATTATTCCTTCGGTGTTTTTGAGGTATAAACGTAGGGTCCTCTTTGTTTTCCTCTGGCTGTggaatttaatttattgttttgcgCATTGGTAGGGATCGTGGATTCTGGGGGTTCTTTGAGCGCAATCCAAGAAATAAGCCTAGCCGCGAGTCATCGGTATGCTTCATTTTATCATATGTTTTATAAGCATGTCTCTGATCTTAGAGTATTGGGGATATTTCTGCTTAGCACTCTGCGTTTTTCAGTCAGTTACTATGTATTCATAATTGGTTTCACCCAGTGAAGAGATGCTATGTTTAATTCAACCATTGTCAATTTGTAGTATGGTGAGaggtttcaatattttttacaatATGCAGGCAGATGAATATTTTGAGAAATccaaagaaaatgtaaatagtGTGGATTCCAAACCCAATGAGATCTATCGGTTCGAACTTCTACGGAGTGAACTGATAGAGCTGGAGAAGCGTGTCCAAGGAAGTACAGATGAGTCGGTAAACGAAGAGGTTAGTAATTATTTCGAACATAGTGGAGTAGTAGTCAGACGCTGCTGCAagatgtttgatttgttttttttacacacatagtaaatattttaaaatgtcaGTTTCTGTAATAACTTATAAACGGAGGTTGTCCATGGTCTTGTGAGATCTAAACTGATCCTATCTTTAAAACGGTGGTTTTCTTActcctttttctctatttcagTCATATTGCCATCAAGTTCGTGGACAAATTAGTGCAATGATTTTTGTGCTCTGTTCTTTCTTTCATGGGTTTAGTTTTCAACATGGTAGCAGACGATCAACTCGTAACACATTGTTATTTGCGTTTATGTTTCAGATGATCAACTTACTCTACGTTAGTTGAAATATTGTTATCTCTGATATGGTTCACGAGTACAAGCTCTCATCTCTATGTTCTGCAGGGAAGAACCTCTGAAGATCCTCGTAGTAGTATGAAAGGTGTGCAATTCGTACAGagctcaaagaaagaaaacgtcATTGAGAAAACTCTTGACCAAATTAAAGAAACCAGTACGGTATGAATGTCATTCGAAGCCTCATGCTATATGTATCTTCGGTTTCATTGAGCATATTAGCATTTTCTGATCAGCCTTCCTTCAATATTTTCCTACTTCATGAGTTAGTTACTAACAGTGCACTTTACCTACTTCATGAGTTAGTTACTAACAGTGCACTTTACCCGGATATTCTGACAGGACGTATGGCAAGGTACTCAGCTTCTTGCGTTTGATTCAGCTGCTGCTATGGAACTCCTTAGGAGGTCTGTGGTAGGAGATGAATtaacagagaaagaaaagaaagcccTACGCAGAACCATGACTGACTTAGCATCAGTTGTTCCCATTGGTGTTCTTATGCTTCTTCCTGTGAGTAAAAACTAACCTTATCAATTTTCCCAATATCATATTTCCAATCCCATTGGTTGTTCATCCTCGTAAATCGTTTCTGTTCACTACAACTTTATACTGATCTATATTGATGGTTGCTTTTGGTGCAAAGTCCCGTAACACCAATCAATTACATTTACCATTAACATTTACAATGGGTCTGAGTCTATGAACTAATCTAATGTTTATGCTTATGTATCACAGGTCACAGCAGTTGGTCACGCGGCTATGCTTGCAGCAATACAGAGATATGTGCCAGGCTTGGTAATGCTTTTTGTGTATCTGCTTCTGTACATTTCTTCCATCTCTTCGATCaagttgataaaaaaatatgtttttgttcagATACCTTCGACCTACGGAGCTGAAAGGTTGAACCTGTTGAGACAGCTTGAGAAGGTCAAGCAAATGCAAACAAATGAAACAGAGCCTGAAGNTAGTCAGACGCTGCTGCAagatgtttgatttgttttttttacacacatagtaaatattttaaaatgtcaGTTTCTGTAATAACTTATAAACGGAGGTTGTCCATGGTCTTGTGAGATCTAAACTGATCCTATCTTTAAAACGGTGGTTTTCTTActcctttttctctatttcagTCATATTGCCATCAAGTTCGTGGACAAATTAGTGCAATGATTTTTGTGCTCTGTTCTTTCTTTCATGGGTTTAGTTTTCAACATGGTAGCAGACGATCAACTCGTAACACATTGTTATTTGCGTTTATGTTTCAGATGATCAACTTACTCTACGTTAGTTGAAATATTGTTATCTCTGATATGGTTCACGAGTACAAGCTCTCATCTCTATGTTCTGCAGGGAAGAACCTCTGAAGATCCTCGTAGTAGTATGAAAGGTGTGCAATTGGTACAGagctcaaagaaagaaaacgtcATTGAGAAAACTCTTGACCAAATTAAAGAAACCAGTACGGTATGAATGTCATTCGAAGCCTCATGCTATATGTATCTTCGGTTTCATTGAGCATATTAGCATTTTCTGATCAGCCTTCCTTCAATATTTTCCTACTTCATGAGTTAGTTACTAACAGTGCACTTTACCTACTTCATGAGTTAGTTACTAACAGTGCACTTTACCCGGATATTCTGACAGGACGTATGGCAAGGTACTCAGCTTCTTGCGTTTGATTCAGCTGCTGCTATGGAACTCCTTAGGAGGTCTGTGGTAGGAGATGAATtaacagagaaagaaaagaaagcccTACGCAGAACCATGACTGACTTAGCATCAGTTGTTCCCATTGGTGTTCTTATGCTTCTTCCTGTGAGTAAAAACTAACCTTATCAATTTTCCCAATATCATATTTCCAATCCCATTGGTTGTTCATCCTCGTAAATCGTTTCTGTTCACTACAACTTTATACTGATCTATATTGATGGTTGCTTTTGGTGCAAAGTCCCGTAACACCAATCAATTACATTTACCATTAACATTTACAATGGGTCTGAGTCTATGAACTAATCTAATGTTTATGCTTATGTATCACAGGTCACAGCAGTTGGTCACGCGGCTATGCTTGCAGCAATACAGAGATATGTGCCAGGCTTGGTAATGCTTTTTGTGTATCTGCTTCTGTACATTTCTTCCATGTCTTCGATCaagttgataaaaaaatatgtttttgttcagATACCTTCGACCTACGGAGCTGAAAGGTTGAACCTGTTGAGACAGCTTGAGAAGGTCAAGCAAATGCAAACAAATGAAACAGAGCCTGAAGAAGGCATCGATGAAACAGAATCATGACTagataaagaaacagagaaaaaccACTTTATACCTCAAAAGTTCACTTTGTTCTATAGTTCATTGACAAGAGTTGTGCATAGAGAATCTCATTCCATGTGTCAGGCACACCGGGTAGGCACCAATGGCTGCAGTCTTGAGGAGCATCAACAGGAGTGCCTTGCTCTCGATACCGAGAAGGATGACCATCTTTCCTGAACTCTGTCAGATATGTAATGTTCAGAAATTTAACCTTAATATGTCGATATCTCATTTCTTCAATTACTTTATAGATATATTCGTTGTGGCTCGCATCAGGTtccatctttcttttatcaGTCTCGGGTTCCATCTCTGTATCACATAGACCACCCAAATTCCAAGTCCCATTTCTGCAACCACCAAGgattctttacttttaaaacccTGGTCTCTAAATACCATTATATAACAACGTGTGTCGTCTTATTTTATATCCTGACCTATAGTGCACAGGAGAGTAACTTCTGAAGAAGACATGACTCTTGTGTGGATCAAGTCTCTTTAAGACCCATGACTTCCATGTCTTCAAAGACTTCCCAAATGCCTCCATTACTCCCATTGTCTTATTCACTTTCCTTCCCTCCTCAAAATAGCATCCTCtgtacaaaaaaaaccaaacgcAGTTAAGGAGGAGAAATGTCGAATCCTGATCATAGAAGCTGTGGGATTGCTCATACGTCAACACAGTTTTCTCTTCGTTCCACCAGTGCCCTGTGTTGAAGACCAGAACATctgacccgacccatttttttgaTTGCCAGTTGAATTCGTCTACTCTCACTGTGGTTTTGATCTCTTTCGGTGATTTATCCGGTGGCCGACCAATCACGACAAGAAACGGTGTTCTGTGATACTCAACAGTGAGGTTTTGCTGAGGGAACCGCATCGAGAGGAAGCCCTTGTGTTTGGTTATGGGGTTCCCATTTTCTTCGTAGATTTCAGATTTATTAGGTATTGCTTGTGAGAGCATGCACATTAGAGACTCCCACTGGTTTCTTCCGATGGAATCTCCGACGAACACTATCCTCCCATTCCTACTCCTCTCCAGAAAGTCACTTGCGTTAAATCTAATCATTTAAtggccaaacaaaaaaaagtgatcaTTTAGTTAGTCACAGATACTAAAACAAGGTTTCAAGTCTTTTATTAGGAATCTTTAAAATTGACCCTActacaagaaaccaaaaaaaaaaaattgcgaaCTGAGGTATATCTACGAGACGAAagctttcttttgttaaaagaaagtgaatcaaaccctaatctctagTGTTCAATTAAGTTGCAACTCCAACGCCTTTGCAATGGAATCAATATAACTTAAAGTGTAAGCAAGAAATACATATTCgagtttatataagaaaaaagtaGACTATATAACGATGACGTGACACAATGTATTACCGGGGAAGATTGCAGCCGTGTGGTTGCCATCGCCACTGGAGGTAACCATAATCTTTTCTTCCATTCTTGCGACAACGAAAACCAGAATCAAGAAAGCGACACTCTTCTCCATACAATAATCCGTTAACAGATGATGACGATGTTGTTCGACGAACCCATCTTCCATTAGAGTAATCGCACTCCTTTGTCAGTGTTTGAGACAACGAAAACGACGACAACAAACCGAAACGAAGAGAGGGCAAGACGTCGACGATGAAGCTCGAGAATATGAGGAGAGTCAGTAGAAAGAGGCTGACGTAGAGATGTTTCTTGATCTTGAAGAGATACGAGAATGagcagagagagaagagttgaTGATGATCCATGTTGTGTGTGATCTCTTTGAACaagtctttctctttttctgtaaACGAGAGAGACGTCAAACTAAGGCTATGACTAATATATATTCGTTACTTAATGTTtcttaaattataaaacaaatcaaattggGAAACGAATAAAGCCAAAAGAATTACTCAATTAATTAGTATGTAATTATGTACATCAATATCATGGTGGAAGCTTCCTTGACCCCACGTTCGACTTCACATCTTCCGGATTGTGATTAACGACGACGTCACGTCTAACTAATgttcacaaaaatattattattaccatcAGATAGATCATATATAGatggtaatgtttttttttaaataggttTTCTAcgttgacaagaaaaaaaaggactTTCAACAATatcaacaacaaagaaagaagcaGAAAACAAGTTACGTTTTCTTACGCTAGATTTatctttaaatttataaattttggcATTTTTTACATATCAAAATGGAAATTGTATTATAAATTACGGATGAGAGAAAACAATACTACAAGTTAGAAAATGAGCGTGTTTTTGTGGCTATCGGTGTCCGTGTCAGTTATGtgaatttgtttgttggtttgtttgtcGAACGTGTTGAAAACGTGTGATCAAGCAGCTAGCTACACCTTTGTTTTTGCTACAAGTGTGTTTAGCAATCATTATAGAATCATAATAATGGGCTACAAATATACTACTAATTATATAGTTTGGTACTCATTCATTTGGTAGAGGCAATGATTTTGACcaaattatatatcatattcaaaaatcaaaactaatgcTCTTTGAAAGTGAATTCTTATCCAATTAGTAGATCATAATGTTTAACAAAAATGGAAGAGTTTAATTTGGAACTTCTTGGGTTCTTTCGATGTTACGATCTCTATAGTGTTCCAAGTTATACCTTTAGTTGGCAACCGGCCAATCGGTTGATTTTTGCTAAAAAATTATGATTGCTAAACCGAGAATAAAATTAATCATAACCAGAGTAAACCGAATcgtaaaccaaaccaaatcgtTTAAGCCCGTCTCGAATAGATAAACCGGCGAAGCTGAGTTAAGTGAGTGAGTCGTTGAGCTGCGATCGGCGACGGTCTCTTCTCCggagggaaaaaaagaaagtgaaagatgAAGTTGAAGGTTGTGTACCGTAAGGTCTCCGATTACATCCGTTACGATCTCAAAGAAATCGTCTTACCTTCATCACTCCCCGATCCTCCTCACGTCGTTAAACGCCGCAAATTGACTTGGCACGAGCGATACCTCGTGAGCTTCCTTCACTCTCCCTTCCTCTTTTTCCTTTGAAATTTCCGGTAGTTTATATATTCTTCGAGCTCATTGTGGTTTTAGAGTGAATGAATCCTTCGATTAGATCCTTAAATCAGCAGAGTTTTGATTTCATTGTgtatattttggaaaataaagataacaaaTTGTGAGATTTCTCTTGTTTGAGTAAAAAGGTTCATCCTTTCTTATAAATGATCTTTTGGTTCCCTTATATATGAAATTGATCTAATGCTAAACCACTCTGGGTGaactattttgtgtttgttataAGGTGTTGAAGGAAGCTTCAAGGCTTTATGCTGCAAGCTGGGTTCGAGATATAGGTCCTGAACTTCGTCCAAATGATTACAAGAAGCAAGGAGACGCTGAACCTAAAAAACAAGCCAAGGAGACTGAGAATGAGCCCTCTGTTTTGGAAGATCTTGGTAAGAACTGCTTTTATGCTATATTGCCTACCTTCATTGTCTCTGACttgtattcaaaataaaatgatcGAAGTTGGTACTGAGGGTCATTCCAAATTGTTATCTGGCTTTGCAAATTACAAGTATTGAGAAGTGGACTACTTATCCTCATGTGTCACAAGAGTTTTGTTATTGATATTGAGAAGTCTTTGTCCCTACTAAAGTTTACTATTCGCTTATTGTCTTTTATACAGCGGTGGCTGCAAGAGGTGGGATGGAGACTCTAAGGCCTGCTTTACATCGCCTGTACATGACTCGAGCTTCTCATTATAAAGATGCTCTTTCAAGCTTTGTAAAAGGTTACCATGAGGGCTT is from Camelina sativa cultivar DH55 chromosome 20, Cs, whole genome shotgun sequence and encodes:
- the LOC104768809 gene encoding uncharacterized protein LOC104768809 isoform X1; this encodes MAVKLHRPGLVSSSSSSNPCLSRMSIGTFISCRRVVQFDCLYRGNPRSRLFLTYDVLESKKFILHRRLFGNKKMSSRRPFLLASAEDGVAVNGNSQSRSSDDVEEMRAKLSGSLKDEYTCGELIQSLHDAARTFELALKDKISSSRLPWFSAAWLGVDKNAWVKTFSYQASVYCLLQAANEVSSRGNNRDDDLNVFVQRSLSRQAAPLDSMMRDKLSSSHPEANEWFWSEQVPSVVTSFVNCFEGDQRFVSATSVYVKGKSSSAASNEFEVSLLMLVLNCIAAVTKLGPTKLSCPPFFSMIPDTTGRLMDKFVDFVPLPQAYHSMKSLGLRREFLVHFGPRAAACRVKSDCCTDEVVFWVDLIQNQLLRAIDREKIWSRLTTSESIEVLERDLAIFGFFIALGRSTQSFLAANGFNSLENPVEDLVRHFIGGSLLQYPQLSAISSYQLYVEVVCEELDWIPFYPIRKDSQPAEQSHGHKSRPQGPPNYDALPQILNVCSYWLQSFIKYSKWPENPSNVKAAKFLSKGHNKLIQCKEELGISSLAVAEAGFIDMSASPTDRESNSFDKALESVDEALVRLESLLQKLHASSSSSGKEQIKAACSDLEKIRKLKKEAEFLEASFRAKAASLQEDGGDSDSQEYSEEQSQYAKGKDSKNSINSVDQGTRDRGFWGFFERNPRNKPSRESSADEYFEKSKENVNSVDSKPNEIYRFELLRSELIELEKRVQGSTDESVNEEGRTSEDPRSSMKGVQLVQSSKKENVIEKTLDQIKETSTDVWQGTQLLAFDSAAAMELLRRSVVGDELTEKEKKALRRTMTDLASVVPIGVLMLLPVTAVGHAAMLAAIQRYVPGLIPSTYGAERLNLLRQLEKVKQMQTNETEPEEGIDETES
- the LOC104768809 gene encoding uncharacterized protein LOC104768809 isoform X2, whose amino-acid sequence is MAVKLHRPGLVSSSSSSNPCLSRMSIGTFISCRRVVQFDCLYRGNPRSRLFLTYDVLESKKFILHRRLFGNKKMSSRRPFLLASAEDGVAVNGNSQSRSSDDVEEMRAKLSGSLKDEYTCGELIQSLHDAARTFELALKDKISSSRLPWFSAAWLGVDKNAWVKTFSYQASVYCLLQAANEVSSRGNNRDDDLNVFVQRSLSRQAAPLDSMMRDKLSSSHPEANEWFWSEQVPSVVTSFVNCFEGDQRFVSATSVYVKGKSSSAASNEFEVSLLMLVLNCIAAVTKLGPTKLSCPPFFSMIPDTTGRLMDKFVDFVPLPQAYHSMKSLGLRREFLVHFGPRAAACRVKSDCCTDEVVFWVDLIQNQLLRAIDREKIWSRLTTSESIEVLERDLAIFGFFIALGRSTQSFLAANGFNSLENPVEDLVRHFIGGSLLQYPQLSAISSYQLYVEVVCEELDWIPFYPIRKDSQPAEQSHGHKSRPQGPPNYDALPQILNVCSYWLQSFIKYSKWPENPSNVKAAKFLSKGHNKLIQCKEELGISSLAVAEAGFIDMSASPTDRESNSFDKALESVDEALVRLESLLQKLHASSSSSGKEQIKAACSDLEKIRKLKKEAEFLEASFRAKAASLQEDGGDSDSQEYSEEQSQYAKGKDSKNSINSVDQGTRDRGFWGFFERNPRNKPSRESSADEYFEKSKENVNSVDSKPNEIYRFELLRSELIELEKRVQGSTDESVNEEGRTSEDPRSSMKGVQFVQSSKKENVIEKTLDQIKETSTDVWQGTQLLAFDSAAAMELLRRSVVGDELTEKEKKALRRTMTDLASVVPIGVLMLLPVTAVGHAAMLAAIQRYVPGLIPSTYGAERLNLLRQLEKVKQMQTNETEPEEGIDETES
- the LOC104768809 gene encoding uncharacterized protein LOC104768809 isoform X3, giving the protein MAVKLHRPGLVSSSSSSNPCLSRMSIGTFISCRRVVQFDCLYRGNPRSRLFLTYDVLESKKFILHRRLFGNKKMSSRRPFLLASAEDGVAVNGNSQSRSSDDVEEMRAKLSGSLKDEYTCGELIQSLHDAARTFELALKDKISSSRLPWFSAAWLGVDKNAWVKTFSYQASVYCLLQAANEVSSRGNNRDDDLNVFVQRSLSRQAAPLDSMMRDKLSSSHPEANEWFWSEQVPSVVTSFVNCFEGDQRFVSATSVYVKGKSSSAASNEFEVSLLMLVLNCIAAVTKLGPTKLSCPPFFSMIPDTTGRLMDKFVDFVPLPQAYHSMKSLGLRREFLVHFGPRAAACRVKSDCCTDEVVFWVDLIQNQLLRAIDREKIWSRLTTSESIEVLERDLAIFGFFIALGRSTQSFLAANGFNSLENPVEDLVRHFIGGSLLQYPQLSAISSYQLYVEVVCEELDWIPFYPIRKDSQPAEQSHGHKSRPQGPPNYDALPQILNVCSYWLQSFIKYSKWPENPSNVKAAKFLSKGARKNWEYLGRIIKSGKSCRQNNLHIHLCRITYISISVHLTFFLAVAEAGFIDMSASPTDRESNSFDKALESVDEALVRLESLLQKLHASSSSSGKEQIKAACSDLEKIRKLKKEAEFLEASFRAKAASLQEDGGDSDSQEYSEEQSQYAKGKDSKNSINSVDQGTRDRGFWGFFERNPRNKPSRESSADEYFEKSKENVNSVDSKPNEIYRFELLRSELIELEKRVQGSTDESGRTSEDPRSSMKGVQLVQSSKKENVIEKTLDQIKETSTDVWQGTQLLAFDSAAAMELLRRSVVGDELTEKEKKALRRTMTDLASVVPIGVLMLLPVTAVGHAAMLAAIQRYVPGLIPSTYGAERLNLLRQLEKVKQMQTNETEPEEGIDETES
- the LOC104768808 gene encoding protein trichome birefringence-like 9, whose product is MDHHQLFSLCSFSYLFKIKKHLYVSLFLLTLLIFSSFIVDVLPSLRFGLLSSFSLSQTLTKECDYSNGRWVRRTTSSSSVNGLLYGEECRFLDSGFRCRKNGRKDYGYLQWRWQPHGCNLPRFNASDFLERSRNGRIVFVGDSIGRNQWESLMCMLSQAIPNKSEIYEENGNPITKHKGFLSMRFPQQNLTVEYHRTPFLVVIGRPPDKSPKEIKTTVRVDEFNWQSKKWVGSDVLVFNTGHWWNEEKTVLTGCYFEEGRKVNKTMGVMEAFGKSLKTWKSWVLKRLDPHKSHVFFRSYSPVHYRNGTWNLGGLCDTEMEPETDKRKMEPDASHNEYIYKVIEEMRYRHIKVKFLNITYLTEFRKDGHPSRYREQGTPVDAPQDCSHWCLPGVPDTWNEILYAQLLSMNYRTK
- the LOC104768814 gene encoding uncharacterized protein LOC104768814 yields the protein MKLKVVYRKVSDYIRYDLKEIVLPSSLPDPPHVVKRRKLTWHERYLVLKEASRLYAASWVRDIGPELRPNDYKKQGDAEPKKQAKETENEPSVLEDLAVAARGGMETLRPALHRLYMTRASHYKDALSSFVKGYHEGLQQVMQNKAESEAPANEADKSKKPPDL